Proteins encoded together in one Phycisphaerae bacterium window:
- a CDS encoding endo-1,4-beta-xylanase produces MRFQVFKNGKVVDKFALCGAYMFGSDGIAIRRAQITFKDGIIECEKPSGETAGLALLWPIDGFGRVLLPTTFLPEREQPYNLNVEITRAKLMQIINKREDWSFFNQLEDLTDFAKEAQDLFIQAIQNISDAPLAAELADKSLEKAIVLSEKLAGKQADTLFEARNKGHGFGKGCFGCQVDTREISNPKYLEKLLKLFGSAIIPINWAQIESHKGTYDFSTVDACVEALSKKKLAIGAGPLLCFSKGYLPKWLLRSGAEFEKIREAAYQFVLSMATRYSGSIHAWRVISGLNVFNHFGFSFEQVLEMTRAANMAVKQGSDRALRIIEISNLWGEYYATTPNTIPPLVYVDMVVQGGISFDAFGLTMPFGKNQAGMQIRDMMQISAGLDYFAFVAKPLCIINVEVPSQDGSGLYDSEVAGVWHEKWDQSRQGQWIEQFYKITLSKPFVDMVGYSNLADTDDSTIANSGLLTAELEPKESFQTLNKLRSAIFRM; encoded by the coding sequence ATGAGATTTCAGGTTTTTAAAAACGGCAAGGTCGTAGATAAATTCGCGCTGTGCGGAGCCTATATGTTCGGGAGCGACGGGATAGCCATTCGCCGGGCGCAGATCACATTCAAAGACGGGATAATCGAGTGTGAGAAGCCGTCCGGAGAAACAGCAGGGCTGGCGTTGTTATGGCCGATAGATGGTTTTGGGAGGGTACTTTTGCCGACGACCTTCCTGCCTGAAAGAGAGCAGCCATATAATTTGAATGTCGAGATAACACGCGCGAAGTTAATGCAAATCATTAACAAGCGGGAGGACTGGTCATTTTTCAATCAATTAGAGGATTTGACGGATTTCGCCAAAGAAGCGCAGGACTTATTTATCCAGGCGATTCAAAACATTTCCGACGCGCCGCTGGCAGCTGAATTAGCGGACAAATCCCTTGAGAAAGCCATAGTCTTATCCGAGAAGCTGGCTGGGAAACAAGCCGACACACTTTTTGAGGCGCGAAACAAGGGCCACGGCTTCGGCAAAGGGTGCTTCGGCTGTCAAGTAGACACCAGAGAGATTAGCAATCCCAAGTATCTTGAGAAGCTGCTCAAATTATTCGGTTCTGCAATAATACCTATAAACTGGGCCCAGATAGAGTCTCATAAAGGCACTTACGATTTTTCAACGGTTGATGCATGCGTTGAAGCACTTAGTAAAAAGAAACTTGCAATCGGTGCTGGACCGTTACTTTGCTTTTCGAAGGGATATTTGCCCAAGTGGCTGCTGCGGAGCGGAGCGGAGTTTGAAAAGATTCGCGAAGCTGCGTATCAATTCGTTTTAAGTATGGCTACTCGATACTCAGGCAGTATTCACGCGTGGCGAGTTATAAGCGGTCTTAACGTATTTAATCACTTCGGGTTCAGCTTCGAGCAGGTTTTGGAAATGACGCGAGCGGCCAATATGGCCGTAAAACAAGGCAGCGACAGGGCCCTGAGGATAATAGAAATCAGCAATCTGTGGGGCGAATATTATGCAACAACACCTAATACCATTCCGCCATTGGTGTATGTTGATATGGTAGTTCAGGGCGGGATTAGTTTTGACGCGTTCGGGCTGACTATGCCGTTCGGCAAGAACCAGGCCGGTATGCAGATTAGAGATATGATGCAGATATCGGCAGGATTGGATTACTTTGCGTTCGTAGCCAAGCCCTTATGTATAATCAATGTGGAGGTTCCGAGCCAGGACGGCAGCGGATTATATGATAGCGAGGTTGCCGGGGTATGGCACGAGAAGTGGGACCAATCACGGCAGGGACAATGGATTGAGCAATTCTATAAGATAACCCTTAGCAAACCATTTGTCGACATGGTAGGATATTCGAACCTTGCCGATACAGATGACAGCACTATAGCCAACAGCGGTTTGTTGACGGCCGAGCTCGAACCCAAGGAATCGTTTCAGACCCTGAATAAGCTTCGCAGCGCTATTTTCAGAATGTAG